The stretch of DNA CCCATGCTCCGCCAGGGGTTGACGCACATTGAGGGTGTGTTTGGGTACGCTCAGGGCATGGGCCAGCCAGCTCACCATCCAATCTGCGATCGCATCAGCGGTCATCAGCGGGCTCGGCGACAGGTTAGCGGTGACGGCGGTCGAGCGGCCCCCTTCCCCAAGCGAGCTCTGGGCTATCGGCGCGATCGCATCATCGAGTTGCGCGTCACCGTTCAGGGCCTCTGCGGTAGCCAGTGCCTGAGCGGCCTCTATCGCAGGCCAGCCATGGACCACATCAAACTCTCCCGCCAGGAACATCGATCGACACAGGTGGCGCTGTACCTTACCGCTGGAGGTTTTGGGCATGGCGTTGGGCTTGAGCAGGACGATCGCCCCCACCTGCAAGTCATGGTGCTCGGCCACCTGGCGGCGCAGGGCACTAAAGATGGCCTCGGGGTCGGCGGTGCGCAGGGCGCTGCGCTCCAGTTCGTGAACAATCACCAGGTGCTCGGTGTCGTCCCACACCACCGAAAAAGCCGCACCGCTGCCCTGTCGCAGGGCGCGATGGGCCTGTTCTGCCGTGGCTTCGATATCTTGGGGGTAGTGGTTACGGCCCCGGATAATGATCAGGTCCTTGAGGCGACCCGTAACGTAGAGGTCGTCGCCGTGGAGAAAGCCCAAATCGCCCGTGCGCAGAAACGGCCCCCCAGACCCATCGGCCACGGTCCCATCGGCCAGGGTAGCCTGAAAGGCCTCTCGGGTGGCGGCTTCTCGCCGCCAGTAGCCCTGGGCCACGCTGCGAGACCAGCGCACCCAGATTTCGCCAATGGTGCTGGCAGGGCAGGGCCGATGGCTGTCAGGGTCAACAATGCACACCTGGCTGGCGATCGCCGGGGGGCCACAGCTGACGATCGGCCGAGCCGCATCTTCATCGCTAGCATCCACCAGAGTGACCCGGTTTTGCTGCAAGTCGCTGGCTTTGAGAATCAGGTGCTTGGGCTCAGTCTGCACCGCCTCTCCGGTCACCAGCAGGGTGGTTTCGGCCATGCCGTAGCAGGGGTAAAAGGCCTGGGGCCGAAAGCCGCTGTCGGCAAAGGCGGCGGCAAACTGGGTCAGGGTGGCCTGCTGCACTGGCTCAGCCCCGCTAAAGGCCAGCTGCCAGGCGCTCAGATCCAGCGATCGCCGCTGTTCTGGGGTCGTTTTGCGCACGCAGAGGTCGTAGGCAAAATTGGGCCCGCCGCTGGTGGTGGCTCGGTAGTGGGAAATGGCCTCAAGCCAGCGCACCGGACGCTGTAAAAACGAAACCGGGGCCATCAGCGTCATCTCTGCGCCCACGTACAGCGGCTGCAAAATACCACCGACCAGCCCCATGTCGTGGTAGGGCGGCAGCCAGGAAACCCCCCGGCTCTCGGCGGTGTTGCCAAAGCAGCGGCCAATCAGCTCAGAGTTGTGCAGCAGGTTGTCGTGGCTGATCATCACCCCCTTGGGCAGGGCAGTGGAGCCCGAGGTGTACTGCAACAGGGCCAGGGTAGAGGCCTGGATAGCTGGGGGCCGCCACTGCTGAGCCAGGTCGGGCTGGAGGCCATCGGTGCTGAGGCAGTAGAGCGATCGCAGTGAGGGAGTCTCCGCCAGTCGCCGCTCCAGCTTTTGCAGGGTGGCGTTGTCGGTCAGAGCGACGGTAGCTCCAGCATCCTGGACCATGGCCTGGATGCGATCGAGCGATCGGTTGGGGCGAGGGGGGTAGGCGGGAACGGCGATCGCCCCGGCATAGAGGCAACCAAAAAAGGCAGCAATGTAATCTAAACCGGCGGGGTAGAGCAGCAGCACCGGCTGACTTTGGCAGTTTAGATCCTGAAGCAGCACCGCAATGGCCTGGGCCTGCTGCTGCAGCGCCCCGTAGGTCATGGGCTGGGCCGTCTCGGGGGTGCCCTCTGCCAAAAACCGATAGGCTGTGCCCCGGGGAGTCTGCGCAGCCCGCCAGCTCAACAGATCCACAAAGGTTTCAACCGTTGCCAGGGGCTGTAGCGACGTCTGGTTCACGGTTCGGTTCAACATATCCACAGCCCTGAGAAACTTAAAGGAGGGTTAACCCTGCCAGCGGTAGACACGAAGACCAGGCAATGCCCTGGCCCAGAGGCCGTCCTGGCACCACCTCCCCATTGACTAAGGAAAAACCGCCAAACCTTTGGCCAAGAAAAGGGAGAAATTGGGGGCAGCAAATTTGGTCGGGGCTCAAGCGGCACCATAGCCAGAACAAGTACAGCAGTAAAATAACGGTGAAACAGACAGCAATCTCTCCCCATCCTAAAAAAAGCCCATCCTAAAA from Leptolyngbya sp. KIOST-1 encodes:
- a CDS encoding AMP-binding protein, which translates into the protein MLNRTVNQTSLQPLATVETFVDLLSWRAAQTPRGTAYRFLAEGTPETAQPMTYGALQQQAQAIAVLLQDLNCQSQPVLLLYPAGLDYIAAFFGCLYAGAIAVPAYPPRPNRSLDRIQAMVQDAGATVALTDNATLQKLERRLAETPSLRSLYCLSTDGLQPDLAQQWRPPAIQASTLALLQYTSGSTALPKGVMISHDNLLHNSELIGRCFGNTAESRGVSWLPPYHDMGLVGGILQPLYVGAEMTLMAPVSFLQRPVRWLEAISHYRATTSGGPNFAYDLCVRKTTPEQRRSLDLSAWQLAFSGAEPVQQATLTQFAAAFADSGFRPQAFYPCYGMAETTLLVTGEAVQTEPKHLILKASDLQQNRVTLVDASDEDAARPIVSCGPPAIASQVCIVDPDSHRPCPASTIGEIWVRWSRSVAQGYWRREAATREAFQATLADGTVADGSGGPFLRTGDLGFLHGDDLYVTGRLKDLIIIRGRNHYPQDIEATAEQAHRALRQGSGAAFSVVWDDTEHLVIVHELERSALRTADPEAIFSALRRQVAEHHDLQVGAIVLLKPNAMPKTSSGKVQRHLCRSMFLAGEFDVVHGWPAIEAAQALATAEALNGDAQLDDAIAPIAQSSLGEGGRSTAVTANLSPSPLMTADAIADWMVSWLAHALSVPKHTLNVRQPLAEHGLDSLAAVELAEALESVLGVPLSPTLAYEYPTIEALSVYLASARDTTTVADPLVEAVDQRELEQIVRELELLSDAEVQTLLGRQSH